From the genome of Trichosurus vulpecula isolate mTriVul1 chromosome 6, mTriVul1.pri, whole genome shotgun sequence:
TGTTAAGTTAGGAAATTGAACCATCAATTCTAAGAGAAAATTTAAGCCAAATATGTTGTTACTGTTGCTCTTGTTTGGCTGTGGCTGTTGTAGATATTTTGGGGGATAGTAATGGTGATGATGCTGATGTTGATGATAATGGTGGtataatttaatgaaaaaaaaaatttttcattaaCTTCCTGAGTATTTCCTTCACATCATTGTTCTTCAGACTGTATATTAGTGGCTCATCACGGGAATAACCACTGTAAAGTAAACAGCCCACGTTGATGGTGAAGCAGGAGCTTTTACTATTGGGTATACAGTAGAGGAAAAGGATTGTTCCAAAGAAGATTCCAACATCTGTTAGATGATAGGTGCAAATGGAGAAGGCCTTATGCCTTGCCCTAGCAGAATGCATCATCAATCCACTtaccaaaattaaaatataagagGTGACTATGATCATTTACGTGCTCAACTTACTATAATTTGCAACTATAAAGTATCAGCTGATTTCAGTGCTTGTCAGAGCAGAAGACAGAGAGTATACCATAACACTTAGACAAAATTATTAGTGATATTAGttccaaaaaagctaatgtaagcAGAGAGTAGGtgaagagcagagagaagagtATGCCCCAGGAGTAACCTGCAGCCATCAGCAGGGCAAAACATTTCCAGGAAGTGATaaccatatataaaatgaggattacaAAAGGCCATAAAGTGGTAATATACCATCACAATCCACAGGATTGTGTCAGTCAAAGTTCAATGAGCAGTAGAGAAGAATTGTGTGATGTGAATATGGATAGACATTGTCCTATATTCTAAAACTAAGTTTTCCAACAGGTTTGGCATAACAGCAGTGGAGTGAAAGTAATGATGAAAGGACAAATATGTAAGGAAAAAGATACATCAGATTGTATAATTTGGGGTTCCCAATAATGATTGCAATCATTACAAGATTCCCCATCCCAGTGATCACATAGAGGgccaagaaaagcagaaagagaagaatgTGAAATTCTGAGTAGTCAGAGAATCCCAAGAGAACGAATATGACTGCAGTGCTTTGATTTCTGTCAGAAACCATCATGGCTAAAGTTGAAAGGAATTTGAAAGTAAATcctgaaaaaaaaccagaataatAAGGGCATAagtaaagagataaagaaggtaGGTTTGAATAAATGATGACAATTAAAGTACATTTAAAGGGATTAAAAATTTCCTTGGTGAAAAATGTTTCATGGTGGACAAAGGGTCAACATTGAATCAGAAAGTCCTAGGTTCTTATCTTACTTCAGACATATACTAACTTATGACCCAGCATTAACCATTTAAACTCTTGGTGCCCTAGAAAACTGACTAATACTACAAGTCACAGGCCAGATACCAGCCTAATTTAAGAGTTGATTTCACTTTGAAATCACTGCTACATTTGTAGTAAAGAAATTAGAGAactagaaataataacaataataataaattcccTTGTGAAGTTAGTATTtattaaaatgaagatcataTCAGGTTTCCTGAGAAATTAATAGGGGATAGATGAGGCAAAAGGTTAAATAACATGGACTCATGTTTTAGAGGATAGAAgagtaaaggagaggagagaacataaatggaaatattttggCTGGGTGTTGAGTGGTGGGTAGAATTAGGGGTAAGGACAGGATCTAGCATAGTTCTGAGAATAATAGGTATGTAacagaggaaatgaggcaaatgggAGAACTGtccaaatgttgaaaatttattctttttgtttgtttattctgtTCTGTTCGTTTTCCCATAGCATCTGTTTCCTAACaggaataaacaaaaataatcttaaagtctactgtttttttttttaattttgaatttttctccTACCCAGTTTCTAGAAATTCTGCCTGAAATTTTGTAACTGTATAAATCTATCTTATCTTTTAACTTATTTTCCCCAAATCCCACATTTCAATTTAGACTTtcatttgtcttctttctccaaattgttatataattttgcttttttaaacttttcttaatTAGTTATTATGTGATAACTCAGCATGGTGTGGGGCCCATAATGAAAACTTCATATACACTTCCAAACTTGAATTTCtgaatttcattaatttttttattgtccTAAGCCAGgcagaatgaagaaaataccCTTCTCTGATCAgttaaaatatatttgataatCTTAAATATATTTCCCAAGTCATCAAGAAGTAAAGCTCAGATTCCCAAAGCTAGCAAATAAttttaggaagaaaatattttggtGTCAATTAGGCTCCTGAAAGCTTCTTTCAAATCTTTGTTTTTAGGACTGTACATTAGGAGATTCAACATAAGAATGACCctggtaaaaacaaaagaaaacaaaacgaaAAACAGAAGTCACTATGACTAAGATGAATGAGTTTTTAGAACTGGCAACAAAATATTGAAAGAGAATGGTGCCATTGACAATACAGATGACAGTCAGGTGAGAGGCACAGGTGGAGAGGGCTTCATACCTCCCCTGGCTGGCAACATTTTTGTGATGgtgacaaaaattaaatatatgaaataaaggcGGTTATGAATGTGCTCAAATCATTAAAATCAACAGGGATGAAAAGTATCATTTCACTTATTCACCAATCTGAGCCAGAGGCAGAAAGGAATGACAGAAtactcacagaaaaaaaatattaatgatagCTTGTAAAAAGACAATCAAATTAGAGAGTAGGTAAATATGAGGGAAGACATTTGTTCCAATGCGTATATCCCAGGCACCAGCATCTAGATAACTTTATGTATGAACCATGTCCCATGTATGAAGAGGATCACAAATGGCCAACAGTCATAGGCCATTACTGTCAACAAAAAAAGCTTCTATCAATACACTGgtagcagtaaaaataaataaataagcaaataaacaaacaaatacatttaaatattctctctatatacatatatgtatgtgtatatgttaggattgtagctgaacatttggatgaaaaaAGTTACCTGATGTActgcttacccactacatagatgatattttgatacagggagaaaatgtaaaagaagtggagaagaatttgacacttttaattgagcatatgaacaGCAAATGATGgtaaattaaccctgcaaagattcaaggaccatctcaaactgtaaagttttgGGCATACAGTGAAATAAAGgcctgtgagaaattctcccacaagcttgacaaaagattcaagattttcctatcttCAACAATAAGAAGGAAGCCCAAAAGTTCATGGGACTGTTTGGATACTGGTGGCatcacattccacatcttggacaaaTTTTGAAACCCATATATAAAGATACCAAGAAAAAGTATGAATTTGATAGGGGACTTGAACAgaataaagcttttgaagaagccaaagctgctatacaattggctctggatttgtggcctatgcaaagtggacccaaggaattacaagtgactgtgcaAGATAAccatgtgaattggagtttattgcagaaacaacaaagctgaaatgtacccCTAAGATTTTGGTTAAGGGAACTATCTGtatctggattacaatatacacttttggaaaagcagttgttagctgcatattgggctttggtagagactgaacaacagactctgggccatgaagtcaTATTCAGGCCTGGAATCTTTATTACGACTTGCATAATGAGTATCCCAGAACCTCAGagaattggacatgtgcaagaagctagcataattttttttgacgggggtaggcagggcaattggggttaagtaacttgcccaaggtcacacagctagtaagtgtgttcagtgtctaaggctggatttcaactcaggtcctcctgatttttagggccagtgctctactcactgcgccacttagctgcccctgaagctagcataattaaatggaaatggtatactCAGAATATATTGAAAACAGGCAAaggtggagtttctgctctataTGAATCTATCGCAAGCATAGGCTTTgatgaaaataacaaatgctcTGAACCAAGGTAACAGGTGATACCATCCTTGCTAAAATGGAATGAAAGACATGAGAGCCAGGAATCTTTGTCTTCACactaaaaatgaatcaataaaccaACACTTATTAAGCCTTTACATTGTTACAAAAACTGTACTGAACACTTTGTAGGATTAAACGTTACTTTATAAGGATTCTATTCATTGGGTAAGTCCAGGTATGGGTTGctattattcatttaaaacagTGAATATGGACATTTGTCAAGGTGTTTGCTTCTGGCAGGCCTCCAAAAACCACATGCACATCCCATTAGCTTATACCTTAGATGACTGTTCCATTCTTTTATATGAAGTAGTGGAATgtgaagattaaaaaagaaaatgggaattcACTCTTGTATAATCAGTagatttatttttacaataaatTGTCATGAAGCTTTAATGAAGGGTTCTGAGGTTGAGCTACATCATGAACTGTATTATAATGATTTTCTGGaagttatttttctcatttcaaatATCCTTGCTTCATTTGCCTAAAAGTTATCTCTCTACCTCTCAGATGGTTGTAGAAACTTATGATATGACCCCCAGAGAAGGAACTAACTGAATAGGTGTAACAACAATTGGGCTAACAGCAGCTATTGAGGCggaagacccaacaagactagcaacaagagttGCCAGCaacttcttttgatctgcttctatggaaagtaactttaagggttaACAACTTCACTTTAATTACACAaacaagtatcattcacttagttcaggaggaagagccagtgccctgaacttcagagcaaatataaataaattacaaacatcaacagacagactttgcctgattcaaatcacaatacatagttaccagagaagaaccattgcgtctgggttagcaaagctgggggcagttatggcttgcccagaatctcaacactccttccatgagtgtgccccccaaaaaaacatctgggtttcttcaaagccagcaGGCTCTTAACAacatcttgcccagagtcacacatcactcttctagtgagtgagagcaCTAAGGGAAGATGCCAACCTCTACATTTATAtgttctgttcagggtcaaaaggcattacaatatgtcactcaaacccatgtgacctaaaaatgtcacaaacatgcgactcaaacccatgtggcctaaaagcctctgaagtcacaaacatgggactcaaacccatgcaaaccaggctttcccttgaggcaaggaggtcatcaaagacttctgatccagtcaaagaaacaaaggctagactcttcaagggcacttgattaaataagtgctgaaagagaaaacagtaaaagaaggtcccaccttaattactgacaCAATAGGACACagggaattaattaaaaatcactgTAAATTCCATCAGAAGTGTTTAGCCAGTACTCATAGAATCCACATTAATGATGTTATTGAGAAAGTATTTTGAGATCTATTATTTTCCTGAAAGTTTCCTTCACATCATTGTTCCTTAGACTGTATATTAAGGGATTTAGCATAGGAATCATGACAGTATAAAAAACAGATCCTACTTTGACTACAAGCCCAGAGTTTTTGGAATTGGGAATACAGTAGAGGAAAACAATGGTCCCATAGAAGATGGTAATTGCTGTCAGGTGGGAGGCACAAGTGGAGAAAGCTTTATATCTCCCACTGGCTGAATGCATTTTGAGGAttgtgacaaaaataaaaagataggaTGTAAGGATAATCATGAGGGTGAAAAATGCACTGAAATTTGTAAAGATAGAAAATATTAATTCACTGAAGTATTTATCAGAGCAGGAAGCAGATAGGAAGACAgaatattcacattcaaagttattaatgattttgGTCTCACAAAATGACAATATAAGAAGTGAGTAGGTGAGTGCAATAGAAGTAATTATGCCCCATGAACATGACACAGTCATTAGCAGGGCACAGAGTTTTGGGGACATGAAAAGTGTATACAACAAAGGATAACATATAGCAACAAAGCGGTCATAGGCCATCACTGCCAACATGACCATCTCTGTCATCACACAGATTGCACCAAAGGAAAGCTGTGTGATGCAAACTTTGATGGAGATACTTCTGTCTTCTACAACCAAATTTTCTAGGAGTTTTGGTGTAACTATAGTGGAGTAACAGAAATCCAGAAAGGACAAGTGCTTGAGAAAAAAGTACATGGGGGTATGGAGTTTGGGATTGATCCTGATGATCACAATCATGGACACATTCCCCACTACAGTGACTGCATAGATGGTGAGGAACAGTAGAAAGAGGGGCACCTGGAGCTCTGGATATTCAGAGAATCCTAAGAGGATGAACAGGACAGCACTACTTTGATTCCCGTTGGGGCTCACCATGATTCCTGTTGGAGAGAATTAGAGATGGATTGTGAGAAGCAAAACATAAATGAAATTGAGGAACTGAGGATAAGGGTGGAGTATGCTTTATAAGTTATTATTGTTACATATCTTAGGGAGACAATAATAGGAATAGTTTCAAAGTTAGCACTCTCGGTCAAGTCCTATACAATTAGATTAAGAGAATCATGGAGTATGAAAGAAGCCTAAGAAATAGTGAAATAAAGAATAATCTGAATATATGAATCATTAGAGATTCACACAATCTTGTATAATCTGTATTTTAACAAATGTCCTTTCTAGAAAATGGAGCTCATTCAGAACCCTTAATCGAATCAGAACCCACTAACTCATAACACAGCCTATTTCACTTATTgaaacatgcacatatacatatgttcatacgtatgtatgtatatatgtatgaaatgtctatatatgtgtataaattacAAAATTGAAGTAATGTACACATTAACATAACAATTCACATACAAGATTAGGATGCTATAGTAGCAGCCAAGTGAGAGAGTTCTAATtgtggaatcagaaaaacctgcattcaaatccaggttcaggcaattactagctttgtgaccctgaaaaatgtattcaaactcagtttcctcatttttaacatGAGGAAAACTATAGTACCTACTTCTTAAGGTTGTTGCAACGATTAAATGGAATAATTTTATGATACTTAAGAAAGTACCCAGCACATAGCCAGTGCAATGttaattttagttattatttatttgaatGGTTTCAATCCTAATTTTGAGACTTAATGCCTGTGGAATCATTAATTAATAATGTCACCTCTTTTGCtggaattttataattattatctaaaTGATCCTGAAATAATCtggagagataggtgctattattacaccAATTTTATGCTTTGGGAAACTGATGGAAACAGAGgtaaaagtgatttgcccagtgttacacagctagtaagtgttcgaggtgggatttgaactcatctccctgactccaggcccagatttCTATTCAGTATATAGTAGAATATGAGGTTTgacaagaaaatatttaaatttcttttccggATCTGGCATTATAACTTCAATTTCTAAAGTCACTTCCAGATCTACACACTAAAATCTTATGACCCTTTCCATTCTTTGTAAGTAGAATGAAAAGAATACCCAGATAAACAGAGAAGACCTCTATTAGTTGAATCCTAGATCCAAACTCCTGAAGTTGTTTCTTTATAGCCTGTAATTTTCAATTTTCATGAAAGAAAGCTACCATGAAGCTTTTCAGAAAGTAGAGAAAGCCTAAAGTGGGGTGTTTTAGAAACTTGATGCATTATCTTTCCTGCCAGAGAGTACTTATACATAACCCTTTAGAGAACACCACAATATAGTAATTATTTTCCAAGCAATTGAaaaaagaggcagaggcagagacacagagacagagaggaagagatagagagacagagatggagagag
Proteins encoded in this window:
- the LOC118853985 gene encoding olfactory receptor 5D13-like translates to MVSPNGNQSSAVLFILLGFSEYPELQVPLFLLFLTIYAVTVVGNVSMIVIIRINPKLHTPMYFFLKHLSFLDFCYSTIVTPKLLENLVVEDRSISIKVCITQLSFGAICVMTEMVMLAVMAYDRFVAICYPLLYTLFMSPKLCALLMTVSCSWGIITSIALTYSLLILSFCETKIINNFECEYSVFLSASCSDKYFSELIFSIFTNFSAFFTLMIILTSYLFIFVTILKMHSASGRYKAFSTCASHLTAITIFYGTIVFLYCIPNSKNSGLVVKVGSVFYTVMIPMLNPLIYSLRNNDVKETFRKIIDLKILSQ